A section of the Saccopteryx leptura isolate mSacLep1 chromosome 6, mSacLep1_pri_phased_curated, whole genome shotgun sequence genome encodes:
- the RNASE7 gene encoding ribonuclease 7 — MAPARAGFCPLLLPLLLGLWVAEDLVSAKPKHMTSAQWFETQHVQPSPQGCRRTMGHINQHTKHCKGLNTFLHESFSSVATTCQAPSIACKNGHENCHQSKGPVSLTTCELTSGRYPDCRYKEKKLHASYIIACDPPQKEDSGKFHLVPVHLDKVL; from the coding sequence ATGGCACCAGCCAGAGCAGGATTctgccctctgctgctgcctctgctgctgGGGCTGTGGGTGGCCGAGGACCTAGTCAGTGCCAAGCCCAAACACATGACCTCAGCTCAGTGGTTTGAAACTCAGCACGTGCAGCCCAGCCCCCAGGGATGCAGAAGGACAATGGGCCACATCAACCAGCACACAAAACACTGCAAAGGCCTCAACACCTTCCTGCATGAATCCTTCTCCAGCGTGGCCACCACCTGCCAGGCCCCCAGCATAGCCTGCAAGAACGGCCATGAAAACTGCCACCAGAGCAAAGGGCCTGTGTCCTTGACCACGTGTGAGCTCACCTCAGGGAGGTACCCAGACTGCAGGTACAAAGAGAAGAAACTGCACGCTTCTTACATCATAGCCTGTGACCCTCCCCAGAAAGAGGACTCTGGAAAATTCCACCTGGTTCCCGTGCACTTGGACAAAGTCCTTTAG